The Syngnathus typhle isolate RoL2023-S1 ecotype Sweden linkage group LG11, RoL_Styp_1.0, whole genome shotgun sequence genome contains a region encoding:
- the LOC133162111 gene encoding transcription factor SOX-13-like isoform X5 — protein sequence MVEPSPPAPAPAPHLLSDVDGSMTCVKVEQEEIARESGLAHTQATLKMSPSRDWPGNQPLVARQLTPPLSCSPLEDSPGKELPRLQSPVTVKMQDPPKGQSKEAGNPESLAEKELQLLMMINQLSGLREQLLGAHSEQRNMAALLLEKQQQQMELARQQQEQIAKQQQQLIQQQHKINLLQQQIQQVNMPYVMIPAFHPNAQNLSVPSEPQMSLPPLQPIPCKPTVDYPMQLLSAPGKRSAGSFRQEAGQPLNLTSKAGKAPSPKCMEMAYAGMQSTYKHRDLPKDASSSPPRSTLTLLRDSDVVTQAIHDAQQLLRSHNAGGHEREKETDASRKVECKYPPCGERSLHSQRGGERHALLATDEHLSSDSESAVQVPGSYSEARPLPSAGHIKRPMNAFMVWAKDERRRILQAFPDMHNSSISKILGSRWKSMSNQEKQPYYEEQARLSRQHLERYPDYKYKPRPKRTCIVEGRRLRVGEYKAMMKSRRQEQRTTYARSPTEPQSIHYSHNDALYPGGGGGGGGGGGSSVSVSSMSFHSSLLDHYLPQPPAGSHGVEDPPTAAPLRQTDRQRQQAPYSQGEESDGGDLSERELLLLTD from the exons ATGGTTGAGCCCAGCCCTCCAGCGCCAGCGCCAGCGCCGCACCTCCTCTCCGATGTGGACGGCAGCATGACATGTGTCAAAGTGGAACAAGAGGAGATTGCCAGGGAAAGCGGGCTTGCACACACTCAAGCTACTCTCAAGATGTCTCCCTCTCGCGACTGGCCGGGGAATCAGCCTCTGGTGGCCCGTCAGCTTACGCCGCCACTCTCCTGTTCGCCTTTG GAGGATTCTCCGGGTAAGGAGTTGCCACGCCTCCAAAGCCCGGTGACAGTCAAGATGCAGGATCCGCCAAAAGGACAATCCAAGGAAG CAGGAAACCCAGAGTCTCTGGCGGAGAAGGAACTTCAGTTGTTGATGATGATCAACCAGCTGAGTGGACTGAGGGAACAACTCCTGGGGGCCCACTCTGAGCAGAGGAACATGGCTGCCTTGCTTCtggaaaagcagcagcagcaaatggagctGGCTcggcaacagcaagaacag ATTgctaaacaacaacagcagctgaTCCAGCAGCAGCACAAGATCAACCTTCTTCAGCAGCAGATTCAG CAGGTCAACATGCCCTACGTGATGATCCCCGCTTTCCACCCCAACGCCCAGAACCTTTCCGTGCCCTCTGAGCCACAGATGAGCTTGCCGCCGTTGCAGCCCATCCCATGCAAGCCAA CTGTCGACTATCCCATGCAGTTGCTGTCCGCACCTGGCAAGAGGAGCGCCGGTTCCTTCCGACAG GAAGCCGGTCAGCCCTTGAACCTGACGTCCAAAGCTGGAAAAGCCCCCAGTCCAAAATGTATGGAGATGGCATATGCGGGGATGCAGAGCACGTACAAACACAGGGATCTGCCAAAGGACGCGTCAAGCAGCCCGCCACGCTCCACCCTCA CTTTACTCCGAGACAGTGATGTGGTCACCCAGGCCATTCATGATGCCCAGCAGCTACTGAGGAGTCACAACGCTGGAGGGCacgagcgagagaaagaaacAGACGCCAGCAGAAAAGTG GAGTGCAAATACCCTCCTTGCGGCGAGAGAAGCCTTCACTCCCAGCGAGGCGGCGAGCGCCACGCATTGCTGGCCACTGACGAGCACCTCAGCAGCGACTCTGAGA GTGCCGTGCAGGTCCCAGGCAGCTACTCTGAAGCCCGCCCCCTTCCGTCCGCAGGCCACATCAAGAGACCCATGAATGCCTTCATGGTTTGGGCCAAGGATGAGCGCAGGAGAATCTTGCAGGCCTTTCCCGATATGCACAACTCCTCCATTAGCAAGATCCTGG GCTCCAGGTGGAAGTCCATGTCCAACCAGGAGAAACAGCCCTACTATGAAGAGCAGGCCAGACTGAGCAGGCAGCACCTGGAGCGCTACCCGGACTACAAGTACAAACCCCGGCCCAAGCGCACCTGTATCGTGGAGGGGAGGAGGCTGCGGGTGGGTGAATACAAAGCCATGATGAAGAGCCGGCGACAGGAACAGAGAACCACCTACGCCAGGAG TCCAACAGAACCACAGAGCATCCACTACTCTCACAACGATGCCTTGTACccgggcggcggtggcggcggcggcggaggcggcggcagCTCTGTCTCCGTGTCGTCCATGTCCTTTCACTCCTCCCTCCTGGATCATTA